A region of the Methanobrevibacter sp. genome:
ACCTTGAGGGATATGACATAAATGCGACACAGCTTCACCTGCTTTTTGAGATATCAAATCAAAGCTGTATTAATCAGGAGAAGATAGCTTCCAGATGCAATATCAACAAGGGAGCTGTCGCACGTTCGATAAAGAAATTGGAAGATAAGGGATTGGTCGTAAGGCAAATCGACCAGAACAACCGCCGCCAGAACAAGGTTTCACTTACAAAAAAGGGTGATGAGACATTAAAGGAGGCAAGCAAAATACTGAACAGATGGGAAGATGAGGTAATCCTTGATAAGGGTTACATCGAAAGGGATTTGCTCAAGAAAATCCTAAAGGAAATAGCCGTAAAGACAATGGAAATGAATCAGGAGGAGTACTAAAATGGCAAAAAGCAAAAACATAGAAATGATTACAGGAGATCCTAAAAAGGCCATAATCAAATTGGCCCTTCCAATGATGCTTTCAATGCTTTTAATCATGCTATATAATCTTGCAGACAGTATATGGGTAGCGGGACTAGGCTCAGATGCTTTAGCGGCAATAGGATTCATCACTCCATTGTTCATGGTGCTGATAGGGCTTGGAAACGGTATAGGCGCTGGCGCAAACTCACTTATTGCAAGAAACATCGGCGCAAAAAATCATGCTGGTGCAAACAATGCCGCATTGCACGGTATCGTATTGTCAGTTATCGTGTCAGTGGTATTCACAGTGTTGATTGAGGCGTTCATGGTTCCTATCCTTCAGTTCATGGGTGCAAGCGAAACAATAGGATATGCGATGGACTACAGCTACATCATATTCGGATTCCTGTTGGTCTTCGTATACTCCGGTGTCGCTTCAGCTATATTCAGGTCTGAAGGAGACATGAGGCGTGCAACAATTGCAATTGCGGTAACTGCAATCATGAACATTGTCCTGGATCCGATATTCATTTACATTTTGAATTTTGGAATTGCAGGGGCAGCTTGGGCGACAGTGCTTTCGGCAACACTCTCATGTGCGGTAATGAGCTACTGGATGTGGGGCAAAAAGGACCTCTACCTTGACCTGTCATTTAAAAACTTCAGCTATTCGTCAAGAATGATGATTGACACACTGCAGGTTGCAATACCTTCAACACTGGAAAACATAGTGTTTTCAGCCCTGGCAATAATCATCAACGGCATGCTGGTGCTTGCCTCAGGGACCATGGCAGTGGCAGTCTACACTGCATCAATGAGGATTGTGCAGATGTGCATGATACCGTTGATAGGTCTTGGAACAGCAGTCCTTACTGTGGCAGGCGTTGCATACGGC
Encoded here:
- a CDS encoding MATE family efflux transporter; translation: MAKSKNIEMITGDPKKAIIKLALPMMLSMLLIMLYNLADSIWVAGLGSDALAAIGFITPLFMVLIGLGNGIGAGANSLIARNIGAKNHAGANNAALHGIVLSVIVSVVFTVLIEAFMVPILQFMGASETIGYAMDYSYIIFGFLLVFVYSGVASAIFRSEGDMRRATIAIAVTAIMNIVLDPIFIYILNFGIAGAAWATVLSATLSCAVMSYWMWGKKDLYLDLSFKNFSYSSRMMIDTLQVAIPSTLENIVFSALAIIINGMLVLASGTMAVAVYTASMRIVQMCMIPLIGLGTAVLTVAGVAYGAHNYNNLKTAHSYSIKVGFAISIALGAVMYIFAPQIASVFAYTSASASLAPEIATALSVLTLFVLAVPHGMMSSMMFQGVGKGTYSLIITLARSLILESVFAYIFCFMFGWGVTGIYVGILVGCFVGGTLGYLWAKFFIRKFKQISIKKYEPQKE
- a CDS encoding MarR family winged helix-turn-helix transcriptional regulator — its product is MSLEDFKNVDASSLPVGGLISMISRGHTVYVNHHLEGYDINATQLHLLFEISNQSCINQEKIASRCNINKGAVARSIKKLEDKGLVVRQIDQNNRRQNKVSLTKKGDETLKEASKILNRWEDEVILDKGYIERDLLKKILKEIAVKTMEMNQEEY